The following proteins are co-located in the Patescibacteria group bacterium genome:
- the hflX gene encoding GTPase HflX — MSNPAGAYKAILADVVHFSVTKAEALERMAELEALTQTYGGIAVVKAIQRRDKPDFQTFIGSGKLEEIIAEAKDTGANVLIVNDILKPGQLFRLEEALEPVKMKVWDRVDLILHIFDRHATSAEAKLEIELARLRHIGPRIYNMGAQLGKQGGGTGVRGGAGESNTEKMKRHIKERERAIVKKLEGYESGRAEHRKSRVRAGFKTVALVGYTNAGKTALLNVLTKRKEISANKLFATLDTRVGEIYLPELGASALLSDTIGFIRDLPPSLIKAFRSTLSEAVHADLLLHVIDSADPKLDLKRAVVENILASLGLADRPTILVYNKCDLLPKNLKREDGICVSAVTKDGLPTLKEKIAAMLR, encoded by the coding sequence ATTTTTCGGTCACTAAAGCGGAAGCGCTGGAACGGATGGCCGAGCTTGAAGCTCTGACGCAAACATACGGTGGTATTGCGGTGGTTAAAGCTATTCAGCGCCGGGACAAGCCGGATTTTCAAACCTTTATTGGTAGTGGAAAATTGGAGGAGATAATTGCTGAGGCCAAGGACACTGGGGCGAACGTACTTATAGTGAATGACATTCTAAAACCCGGTCAGCTGTTCAGGCTCGAAGAAGCGCTTGAGCCCGTAAAGATGAAAGTCTGGGATAGAGTTGATCTCATTTTGCATATCTTTGACCGTCATGCCACGAGTGCGGAGGCGAAGCTCGAGATCGAATTGGCTCGCTTGCGCCATATTGGCCCGCGTATTTACAACATGGGGGCGCAGTTGGGCAAGCAGGGTGGAGGAACGGGCGTCCGCGGAGGTGCCGGCGAAAGTAACACGGAAAAGATGAAGCGCCATATTAAGGAGCGCGAGCGGGCGATTGTGAAGAAGCTCGAGGGTTATGAGAGCGGTCGAGCAGAACACCGGAAAAGCCGGGTACGGGCGGGTTTTAAGACGGTGGCGTTGGTCGGCTATACAAATGCTGGAAAGACGGCGCTGTTAAACGTGCTGACTAAGCGTAAAGAGATTTCTGCAAACAAACTATTCGCGACGCTTGATACTCGCGTCGGCGAGATATATCTGCCTGAGCTCGGAGCCTCGGCGCTCTTGTCTGACACTATTGGTTTTATCCGCGATCTTCCGCCTTCGCTCATTAAGGCCTTCCGCTCTACTTTGTCTGAGGCAGTTCATGCTGACCTTCTTTTGCATGTTATTGACTCCGCAGACCCGAAGCTTGATCTCAAGCGCGCGGTGGTTGAAAACATCTTGGCGTCTCTTGGGCTGGCTGATCGCCCGACCATTTTGGTTTACAACAAGTGTGATTTATTGCCTAAAAATTTGAAAAGAGAAGATGGGATTTGTGTTTCAGCGGTCACGAAAGACGGTCTACCCACACTTAAGGAAAAAATTGCAGCCATGCTTCGATAG